The following proteins come from a genomic window of Spea bombifrons isolate aSpeBom1 chromosome 10, aSpeBom1.2.pri, whole genome shotgun sequence:
- the IRX5 gene encoding iroquois-class homeodomain protein IRX-5, with translation MCLAMSYPQGYLYQPSASLALYSCPAYSTSVISGPRTDELGRSSSGSAFSPYAGSTAFTASSAGFNSPLQYSGDPAAAFTSYVGSPYDHSTGMAGSLGYHPYAAPLGSYPYGDPAYRKNATRDATATLKAWLNEHRKNPYPTKGEKIMLAIITKMTLTQVSTWFANARRRLKKENKMTWTPRNRSEDEEDEENIDLEKNDEDDTQKLEENRDPDGDTGKRSPGLEESDRLEGNSLQGKETDPIRSESELNDIEDRTDLISKVNAPSSPSLCQTVQTPKASEEESLHHHHHHHHNHHPKVQQLNHQHHQVHPIDLAHRSTQIQHGTLTSNATSVIHSPPAATSKPKLWSLAEIATSSDKSKESNSPGPGSTSSQSVVGSTSSPSRSPSTPCHFPANPVLSRPLYYSTPFYPGYTNYGSFGHLHSHHGPSTTSPANSTPHFNGLTQTVLNRAEALAKECRLRSQSQVDLSKETSYEMKKGMSSI, from the exons atgtgtctTGCCATGTCCTATCCTCAGGGCTACTTATACCAACCATCTGCTTCTTTGGCTCTATACTCCTGCCCTGCTTACAGTACCAGTGTCATCTCTGGACCCAGGACCGATGAGCTTGGAAGGTCTTCCTCTGGCTCTGCCTTCTCCCCTTATGCTGGATCTACAGCTTTTACAGCTAGTTCTGCTGGCTTCAACTCCCCCCTACAGTACAGTGGGGATCCAGCTGCTGCATTCACTTCCTATGTG GGCTCACCTTATGACCACAGTACAGGCATGGCTGGATCATTAGGGTATCACCCCTATGCTGCCCCCTTGGGATCTTATCCTTATGGAGACCCTGCATATAGAAAAAATGCTACCAGAGATGCCACTGCAACTTTGAAGGCCTGGCTCAATGAGCACAGGAAGAATCCTTACCCCACCAAAGGCGagaaaattatgttggcaatcATCACCAAGATGACTCTCACCCAGGTTTCCACATGGTTTGCAAATGCAAGACGAAGGCTGAAAAAGGAGAATAAAATGACTTGGACCCCTAGGAACAGGAGCGAGgatgaggaggatgaggagaacATTGATCTAGAGAAAAATGACGAAGATGACACACAAAAATTAGAAGAAAATAGGGATCCGGATGGGGATACAG GAAAAAGGAGTCCAGGCCTGGAGGAGTCTGATCGTTTAGAAGGCAACTCACTACAGGGAAAAGAAACTGACCCCATCAGAAGTGAATCTGAATTAAATGATATAGAAGACAGAACAGATCTCATCTCTAAAGTCAATGCTCCATCTTCTCCATCTCTGTGTCAAACTGTACAGACTCCAaaggcatcagaggaggaaagtttacaccatcatcatcatcatcatcacaacCATCATCCCAAAGTTCAGCAACTTAATCACCAACACCACCAAGTGCATCCCATCGACCTGGCTCATAGGAGTACCCAAATTCAGCATGGTACACTAACAAGCAATGCCACCTCAGTTATCCATTCTCCCCCAGCCGCCACTTCTAAGCCAAAGCTGTGGTCCTTGGCAGAGATAGCCACCTCTTCGGACAAGAGTAAAGAAAGCAATTCTCCTGGGCCAGGCTCAACTTCATCCCAGTCAGTGGTTGGCAGTACTTCTTCACCATCCAGATCTCCTTCTACACCATGCCACTTCCCCGCCAACCCTGTATTATCCCGACCCCTGTATTACAGTACACCATTTTACCCTGGTTATACGAACTATGGCTCTTTTGGTCACCTTCACAGTCACCATGGACCCAGTACAACTTCACCAGCCAACAGCACTCCACATTTCAATGGATTAACGCAGACTGTCCTAAACAGAGCTGAGGCTTTGGCCAAAGAGTGCAGACTTAGAAGCCAGTCTCAAGTAGACCTTAGCAAAGAGACTTCTTATGAAATGAAGAAAGGTATGTCCAGCATTTAA